In Sphaeramia orbicularis chromosome 10, fSphaOr1.1, whole genome shotgun sequence, the following proteins share a genomic window:
- the sytl4 gene encoding synaptotagmin-like protein 4, producing the protein MPQAANTINLGFLSDSERELILEVLRRDEELRLAEEQRVRKLKTELLDVKRKGAKRGSGKYSQRVCGRCLEPLSSLTVFSNQCKMCSHYVCRNCRTVLSKGSWLCSVCAKESDIKKRTGDWFYNQRVNRFCANPGHDLVRSSLKKRPPPSKKRETTAEVLLRNTELNPDAAAPQSRQKNLTVNKGPSRENSGSIASRESVESKDDVSSKPTPSDTESAEIASISSSKTETESGRATPEPPRKVNRPPRSSPAGSSVSNLTLPVKADSEANTVQEVKEVNPSPELDVDRLFKKSVRRAPKSSECASTLDLREDERDTSSTSLGKRSKSVPGLDTQEEEEEEEDIDSLVSFHKRTMASSSSSLHSTKSTMGSMMSIYSEAGDYDTVEASGDIIFSVSYDENSKSLLVFIKECHGLAYGNASRQSSNPYVKCYLLPDKSRQSKRKTTVKSNTVNPVYNETLKYSINHSQLFTRSILISVWHHGRLSRNTFLGEVEIALDCRDLDSPQEERVSLMSKAPSSVPSSAFAQYKGDLVISLKYITPQKPLSDKTKGKKAASDEGGELHVLVKEAKNLMAMKVGGTSDSFVKGYLFPSKVKSTKRKTPVVKKNLNPHYDHIFVYKDLSLDQLKGMCLELTVWDREAMSSNEFLGGVRLSSGKGCVKIGKEEVEMDSVGEEVSLWQKMMQYPDSWAEGTLPLRSTMGKDKGK; encoded by the exons ATGCCCCAGGCCGCTAACACAATCAACCTGGGCTTCCTGTCCGACTCTGAGCGGGAGCTGATCCTGGAGGTGCTGCGACGAGACGAGGAGCTGAGGCTGGCGGAGGAGCAGCGAGTGCG GAAGCTGAAGACAGAGCTGCTGGATGTGAAGAGGAAAGGAGCCAAACGTGGCAGTGGAAAATACAGTCAGCGTGTTTGTGGTCGATGCCTGGAGCCTCTCAGTTCACTGACTGTGTTCTCCAATCAGTGTAAGATGTGCAGTCACTACGTGTGCCGCAACTGCAGAACGGTCTTATCCAAAGGGTCCTGGTTATGCAGTGTGTGCGCCAAAGAGTC AGACATAAAGAAAAGAACAGGTGACTGGTTCTACAACCAAAGGGTAAACCGCTTCTGTGCTAATCCTGGACATGACCTAGTGAGAAGCTCACTCAAAAAGAGGCCTCCGCCAT cAAAGAAGCGTGAGACGACAGCAGAAGTGCTACTAAGAAATACAGAGTTAAATCCAGATGCTGCTGCTCCTCAATCCAGACAGAAAAACCTGACAGTTAATAAAGG TCCTTCAAGAGAGAATTCAGGATCTATTGCTTCAAGGGAATCGGTAGAATCAAAGGACGACGTTTCTTCAAAGCCAACACCCAGCGACACAGAGTCTGCAGAAATTGCCAGCATAAGTAGCAGTAAAACTGAAACTGAGTCTGGTCGTGCGACTCCTGAACCACCAAG GAAAGTGAATCGACCACCTCGGTCCAGTCCAGCAGGATCCAGTGTTTCCAATTTGACTCTCCCAGTCAAAGCTGACTCGGAGGCTAACACG GTCCAGGAAGTGAAAGAGGTCAATCCAAGCCCAGAATTGGATGTAGACAGACTGTTCAAGAAGAGTGTTAGACGAGCCCCAAAGTCCTCTG AATGTGCATCAACGTTGGACCTCCGTGAAGATGAGAGGGATACATCATCCACCTCATTGGGCAAAAGAAGCAAGTCTGTTCCAGGCCTTGATACTCAG gaagaagaggaggaggaggaagatattGACAGCTTGGTTAGCTTTCATAAAAGGACAATGGCTTCAAGCTCCTCTAGTCTGCACAGCACGAAG AGCACAATGGGCAGCATGATGAGCATTTACAGTGAGGCAGGAGATTATGACACTGTGGAGGCGAGTGGAGACATTATCTTCTCTGTGAGCTATGACGAAAACTCCAAGAGCCTCCTGGTCTTCATTAAGGAGTGCCATGGGCTGGCCTACGGCAATGCCTCCCGGCAGAGTTCAAACCC TTATGTCAAATGTTATCTTCTACCTGACAAATCGCGCCAGAGCAAAAGGAAAACCACCGTCAAGAGTAACACAGTGAACCCTGTCTACAACGAAACACTGAAG TACTCCATCAATCACTCTCAGCTCTTCACCCGATCCATTCTGATATCAGTGTGGCATCACGGTCGCCTTAGCCGCAACACTTTCCTGGGTGAAGTAGAGATCGCTCTGGACTGCAGAGACCTGGACTCTCCTCAGGAGGAGCGGGTGTCTCTCATGTCAAAG GCGCCCTCTTCTGTGCCATCTTCAGCTTTTGCTCAGTATAAAGGAGACTTGGTGATTTCATTGAAGTATATCACACCTCAGAAGCCATTATCTGACAAAACCAAAG GCAAGAAGGCAGCAAGTGATGAAGGGGGAGAGCTGCATGTCCTTGTTAAAGAAGCAAAGAATTTGATGGCCATGAAAGTAGGAGGCACATCAGACAGCTTTGTGAAAGG GTATTTGTTCCCATCAAAGGTAAAGTCCACCAAGAGAAAAACTCCAGTTGTGAAGAAAAATCTGAACCCTCACTATGACCACATATTTGTGTACAAGGACCTGTCCCTGGATCAGTTAAAGGGGATGTGTCTGGAGCTCACTGTGTGGGACAGAGAGGCCATGTCAAGCAATGAATTCCTTGGAGGAGTACGCCTTAGCTCTGGAAAAG GTTGTGTGAAAATAGGGAAGGAGGAAGTGGAGATGGACTCTGTTGGGGAGGAGGTCAGTCTGTGGCAGAAAATGATGCAGTACCCTGACTCATGGGCAGAGGGCACTCTTCCACTGCGCTCCACTATGGGGAAGGACAAGGGCAAGTAA